The genomic region aattaatacatgATACAGAACATGACATGATAAGAAATTAGATAACATAAACATTTGAGGTTGTACACGTGGATAACTAAAGAAATTGTCTGAAATTTGTGTTCATACGTGTGTAAAACAAAGCAACTAACACATATAAggaaaagttttttttctttaagaaaaaaGACAGTAATTTCTGTAAGAGATGGgacaaacaaatatatatttttctcgGTGGATGAACAAATGTCAATGGCGGCACAAAAAGACCATTAGATTTACTACTGCAAATGCTTAATTGTCGTATGAAAATCCTTCGTCCTATAGATTAAGCTTAATTTTCTAACATGGAATTGGAGTGGCAGACAGGTTTTTAAGGTTGAAGATGCAATAAAGAACACAGTGCCTAAAGACAACTTTGTACATGTCTAATTTTCATTACAGCTATACACCATTTAGACAAAACTAATGATGGAATATAGAAAGCCCTTTCTTCTTGACAAATTAATGTCCTTCATATTCAGCCATAGCCTAATTCACTCAACACCACAGTGGTGCTTGAATTCTTTACTGGAACTTGAAGCACCAGTTAAAAGAAAGCATTTGCAGTGAAATTACTTTTCCCGCTTTAACCACACTGGTGCGGTGAGTACGAcgttcctttttcttttctttttaatgaaaaGTAAGCAATTAACTTtacatacaaaataaatatattatgatttttataagttttgtttcatataatgatataataaatatattattcaatgtaaaaatttattattataaaatttatattaattaatcaaaattaattaattattaataaaattattatttaacataaatacaaatttaatatgaaatatgattatttatttaacatatataattgaatttaatatccttaataattattatttttaatttcgacTGAATTGAAATGCACATATCATCGATAATTTTAATCTCAATATTTAATGTATAGGCCCTTTAAATTATATAGACAAAAAGCTCAAATATTTGCTGCAGCTGAAAAAGGCCTCAAGGAAACTGCAGATGTCAATCTGACAAAATACAGTATGACCTTAATAAGATAGCATTATAAAAATCAAGGTGTTTTGAGTAAGCCAGATTCAAAGCTAATTCCTGGCTATTCAACCCTGTTTCTGGGTAGTTTTGGTGCTTATTTGTTACCAAATATTTTACAGCTTTAACAgaataaatttattcttttaagttGCTTGAAACCCAAGTGGAATTATTCCAACTCCACTCATAAGCATCATTTATTTTCCCCTatatcttcttttttctctttattagTAATAAAGAATCCTTTCAGGAAAACAAAGCAGATTCTCCTCTCTTTTTTCACTAGGAAAATGAGTTGaaagaatatatgaaattagaatgagaaaagaagcaaaagaaaaggaaactcGGAAAAGGCTCAGCTGAAATATCAGATTCGTTTTCCTTTAAATATTTctgttcattatttttatttatccgaACACAAgtataaaatcttataaataaaGTATACTCATATTCAACACGAATTAGAGGAAGAGAGGCTAACTTTGAAACGAGAATACGTTACAAGGAAAAGGCAAAGGCAACGAAAAGAAATGAACCAAACAATCAGAGACCAAAGCTTGGTGGTTGTGGGGTCAAATTTGGTGCTAAGAattgaaaaacttttgtttattttttctcttttccatgttctcattttctttctatttcaacTATGTACATAACGATCAGTTGGGgggaacccaaacccaaaaaaagaaacatgTTTTTAGAAGTCGATGATGGGTTCTCCAATAGTCAAGTTTCTCTCAACAGTCCATGGCAAGTTAAACAGTTTGGCCATGATGAACTTGAAGATCTTGTTCACATTGATGTTATGTTTAGCACTTGAGAAGAAAAGGGTTGCCTTCATTGCCTTGGCATATGCTCTTGCCTGTTCCAAATTTCAACTTTGGTTAATTCTTgcttttaaaaactaataataatgcttttctttttgtaagaacattaaatatcaaattgccACTTGATGTACTATCTAAAAAGGAAATTTCTTTGTCTAAAGcaattaaattccaattttcCTACTTTTAAATCAAGTGGCCCCTTTTGTACGTTTGATTTTTACACACGGTTTGAGAAAGATTGGGGAAGGTTTGTCAAATGGCGATGGATCAGAATTGACAAAGGAAGACTCCCCCCATCACATTCCTCTTGCGTCacttttaagattaaattaaacacTTGATTCTAACATAAACCACATATGTTTCTTGGACTCAAGAATGAGCGTAAAATACGAGATTTTCAATAAACTATGCAAAAGAACTAAGGTAAATTGTGTACCTGAGTAACAATAGTCCATTGCAAATCTGGGGGAAGTCTAACAAAGTCATCAAATTTTGTTCCTATTAATACTGGAATTGCAGTCTGCAAAAATCATGGGAAGGACCACATTAAAATTAAGAACAGTTGAAAACCTGGGAAACTGATATAAAAACACAGGAAAAAACATCATGAAATTTAAGGGCTCCACTCCATAAAATCCTTTACTTGATACTGAGACCACCTATATTAATTGGAGCACTAATTTTATGGGCCTAGCACTGAAAACTTGACATCTCTCTTATCATTTGCAAGTTGAGCCTGAAATTTGACACCAATCTAATGATTTCCACATTAAGTTCACCCATCCTATTCCCCACATTCATCAACAACACCTTCTTGATGTATTAGCAGCTTAAAGTTGCAACTAAATTACACATCAATAAATTTTTCAGtttcacaaaaaaatcaaaacccttTATTTGTTAGATTATATTTACTCGTCTTTGAGTTTCGAAAATTGATTGTATGAATCAACGAGATTAAACTTTCCGACCGTAACGGCGAAACCCCTTTAGGTAAAAAAGCTAACACTAACTACTGATTGACGGCAAAATGCCATGAAAAGCTAATTTTGGTACCTGGTTCCATTTTCTTGCTTGACTATACCATCCAACAACACTGCAAAAAATCCAATAAGAAAACCAGCAAATATCAGAAAAACCATATCATCAATTTGCATTTGTGGTGGTTTGCAGTTGAAAAAAACAGGTTTTTGAGCTGACCTGTTAAGGGTGCATCGGCTAGTTAGatcaaacataaagaaaattgCTACTGAATCTTTACAAGCAATTGGAAGATGATCAAGTGAGTTACTGTCACCTGCAATGGAATAAtcacaagaaaaagaaaaaagaaaaaagctctGGTGTTACTGCagaaaaaaatagtgaaatttttaaatgagaAAACCAAATTTATTGAATCACACAAATACCTCCTACATCCCATATGCTGAAAGAAATCCTGGCACCTTGAACCGATAATGTTTTGTTTACTAAATTTAATCCTGACATTTGTAAgcttttctcttcttcatccCCAACATATTTGATcttccaaaaacaaaaaagaaaggttATTTCCATTGAAAAAAACAACTTATTCTAAGTGGAATTTCATCGAACACAAAAACAGCAAAATGaaaccaaaaatcatatttcttaCCAGAAAGCTTGTTTTTCCAATTTGACAGTCACCTAACAAACTGATCTTCAAACTAACCAAATCCGAATCCGTCTCGTACCCGTTACATATCACCCGGGAGAGGCCGGCCTCGTCGTCTTCATCTCCGTAAACCACTACCCCTTCCACCGGAGAAGAATCCCGGCGAGCCAACTTCGTGTAGTTCACAGGGCGTCTTCCTATAGAACAAACAAGAATTCTATCCCAAATGAACCTAAAAAACCTTCGAAAGATCGATACCCTTCCTAGTATACTCCATTTGATATTGACGTGAACAATTTTTCTACAAAGCTGTGTCATCTTTTCCGGCGGCTTCATAAATGATATCGGACATGGAAATGGAAGATAGGTTGTTGTTTCGACATagtattttaatgtttttttttttttcagctgATGCGTTGAATAAGCTTAGTATATTTGTAATGTAATAGGGGATAACGGTTGACcggtatttttttctttttgggtatACCCAAATAGTCCAAAATGCCGGCTTCTTGGGGTCTACGTACGATGGGCATTTTGGGTCAATTACGGTAAGCAAAAAGACTAATATACAAAGATGAAAAgggcaatttggtcatttagtgaaaagggtaatttggagaagatgaaaatattttatgtttttattttaattttttctttttgaagggATAAATCTTTATCTACAATCCATACACAAAGCACAAGCATCTTGTGAagcgtgtgtgtgtgtgtgtgttttaatAAAGGAAGAGTGAGTGTTGTtcggaaattaaatttgaaacagggtaaattagttatttaagtaaatttttatttgaaaaattacaatatggttattgaattattcaaatatttttatttaagttattaaattattttaaaaaattatttaagttattgggatttaaggtttttttttttaagttttgttaGTGAGCTAAAAGAGATGATTCAAATATTGGTACAGTGGTTCAGTACCCATTgacgaataaaaaaatatactttaGGTCCAAGTCAATCAGACGGTCAATGTCGGATATCGAAAAAAACTGTTTGAATTTGGTTTACAGATTCAttagttgtttcatgaaaaaaaaagttaaatggtaaaagagaaagaaaaagagagcttTCAATTGGAGTAAGCAATGCGAACAAAGAAAGCCGTATAGCATGGATTTTATCAATCcagtgatttaaatgaaaacttttgaatagtttagtgaccaaattgtaacttttttagttaagtgatcaaaacgaaaactttttcataatttagtgactaattgtatagtttaccctaattaaaaacttgatattagaaaataaaaaaaacaataacattatgcttttattaatttaagaagGTTGGGTTTGGGATTATGAAGGTCAATATATGCTCAAAAATGGTGGATTTATAGATTTTACTAGCAATATTAGTAaggtaatatatattttacagtatatttaaaattttaaaagtataactTAAAATGAGattactattatatatatatatatatatatatatcaatcttTTAATCtcatttatgaacttaattttttctttaatttattaaaaataaaataaaaagtatgaaAACTAACAAGGTGGACAAGAAATGGTTGCACTTTCAAaaggtgaaaatgaaaaattagaaaagatggtttataacatttattcaaattttactttaatcatcaacaatttcacaatttttatttctttcaaagaatatatatattgcacatgattttaagttttaacctATGCTCaggaaataatatttataaaatgtttttgttgttgttgttgagaAGTGACAAATATGAAGGACAAAAACTGTGGGTTAATGAAGACAAGCAACAAATTAAAACCATCCATTTGTACATTTATCTATTAGGTTCAGATCAAAAGGAATATTATAGATGCAGTTGTTGGTAGGTTAAATGCAGAAATTAACTATTATGGCATCATCAATGTcataaaacaacaataaaatccTTTGTCTTTTGATTGGTAGATCTAGATCAACTAAACCAAttttaatcccttttttttttcaaataaagcAAATGTGTTTTTTAGTTCATTAAAAACTTAGGTAAGGGGAGATTATTTAGTCCATGATTAAGGCATGTGATTGGTTTTATACggataaatttagttatttaatgtttatgtaaattttgaaatatacgTGTTGGGACCGACGCATATAAACaacgaaataaaaaaggtaGAGAAGATCGAATATAAATTTTTCATGGAAAACTCTTACGAAGAGAATAAAAATCACGGGTAAAGGAGGCTTCGACTTTTTACTAAATAAGTAAACAAACGAgagtacaatatggagaaaataaacctaaatgaaCTAAACGTACAAaatgaaaccctaaaaatataacACTAACTCTCATAGAGTTCTCTCAGGGTACAAAAGTTCTCTCCATAGTTACCATGAAAACTCTCTCACTAAAACTCATCTGCGACTATATCTTGTCACCCCTAAAAGAAAAGCTTTGTAATACTGCATATTTAATTGTCTCATCAAAATAGGGATATAAGgcccctttaaataggctaagtTTAAAGGGCTAAAACGACTAAAATATCCCTGAAGTAATTAGAGTTCGACTGGGAGAAGAAGTCATGTTTGGCTGTCAAAACGCTGCTGTATTACTTGAGGAATTTGTCGCATCGTCGTGACGTCCCATGCATACTCATCGCGATATCGCCCTCTTTGTCAATTGGAGAACTCGTCACGTCGTCATGACGTCCGATAATACGAGGCACACCCAACAAAGTGGACTGCCATGTGAATTGTCACCTCTCGTCACGACGTTGGTGTCCTCCACGTCGTGGCGTCGTATCTATTTCACCTTTGTCTTTATTAACTGCCTGCAAATTGTCCTATAAATGCGAGACACACCCCCCACAACATAGGCTGACATGTGAATTGTCACACCaacattattaaaaacattaatattttaattaacgttttcattaaaaattgatttaattcttcttaaaaaattaattgaccaaattaaattaaaaaaatcaaattaacaaaaagttaaataataaaagttttgtacagaaaattaaaaattaaaaactaaatttactattatactttttcaaaaaatgataCCAAGAACTCAAACAACCCAACTAAAGCACATTGAGGGAATAAAGCAAAAGCTTCAAGCATCAACAGAATGACATATAAACCCTACCTTTTTgcagcttttttttttaatagcaATTTACTTATACAATGTAAGACTTcggtttttatatattttaaatagttttttagaataaatcttaaaatgtgttatccaatttaaaacaatatatataataatactttgttcttttcaaaaaaatataaagttaacaaaatattatttaaaaggaaaaaaaatatatcttttgATTTCTTAGGTTGTTGGCATTGATTCTTCATCTACAATCTAcctattttacattaattttctCATCCAATCAGAGTTAATATTATTACATGTACCCACCACCTTTTTTGCTCGCATTAGTattgtttaataatatttttattcttttcatataattttagaaCCATACTCCAACGGACCATGCTTTAACAACTCTCTAGGTAGTTCACAATAGCTAAAGGTTTATTGATAAGGcaattatatttgtatatgatGCTTCTTATTTGTGTCCTTATGCATTTGAATCTTCCTATGTTTCTCAAAAGTGGTGTTTGAGTTTtgggtttaaaaattttggtaaacGTGAAGGTATGTTATATTATGGAGATATAGATGTTTGTCAATAATCGTATTTATGTTGGAATTGAtaggattttatatatatatatattattaatacaCTCGAATCTCtattcttttatattaataacaatattcATGCCAATTGAGTTAACGcttaatcaataaatttaaaataattaatctatatAAACATTGCATGATGGTCTAAcccaatcaattaattaatataattaaaattatgatttgttTCGTAAAAACGAAACTGATAATATCAATAATCTAGGATTTGAtgtttcaaaacatcaaaaaaattagtaatgaaACAATGGGATGGGAGGGTCCTTGTCCGAAGCAAAACATCGAAATAATCAattacttaatatatattatctatttgGTAAAGAAATTAATGTCCTACGAGTGGGAGGGACCATAGTTGACATTTAAGACCAGAACCACCTAACTAACTAGTATAAACTAATTTGTTTGCTATTGAAAAGTTAATGGAGTTGGGTAAGACATGAAAAGCTAAAACCAGACACtaactattaaataattataataagaaaaaaagtaagTTTTTATACGATTACTAAGCTACGTGTAATGCTTTCCTTcttaaaataatagttattacTATTTGAATCAACATCTTCCAACTTATCGTAATCgagttaaaattcaattaaaaatgtaattttaatccTATCATCctacatgtttttttttgtttaattatatttctaatatttgtatttttacaaatttaaattttaatcttttcacttttaatctaaaaatttattcCTCTAaccttttgatttaataattgaagttcgaTTGATAACGCCGTTAAATAATCTTTATTAGATTAGATTATAaagtattttataataataaaattttcttacgTGATCAATATTACAAGCGTGAAAGgtcaaacaagtaaaaaaatgtttaatacGAGGTTGCAAGGTTTTCAATTCTAAATTTGAGATTGTAAGGTTTTTCAACACTATTTTAGAGAAGTAAAATGAaagcttttacttttttttgttttctttatgtgattttcaagcaattttaaaattagccaagtgagtaatttttttattttgaaaagacaacataatctaattttatagaaatttttcGACGATGTTATTAATTGGACTTCAATTGTTAAATCAAAAgagtaaagagattaaatttctagaattaaaagtaacaaggctaaattttaaatgtgtgAAGAATACAAGAATTGAGAGCagaattttgactatttttaaAGAGGAGAGATCCACTCATACGACGTATTGtctgattaatattttaaacaattcaaagaattgaatttatctatataattgtatttatcatgtatgtaaaatttctaaCCAATCGATATCTCTAGcatattgatctaaaatattatatatatatatatatatatattaaactattgaatttttttacataaaataaacagttagaaattttatattttcgtcaaatttgacatgaaaaatctatataaatgaaatgtaaaatatgaatattaatcGTACAAGATATACGaaatccaattttaattttataccaaCATAAATGAATTTCTTCCCATATTTAAAATAACGTTTTGAAGAATTGttgttaataatattttagctATAAATGTATATGGTTAGGTCTTCTTTTTGAAGATAACATTACccaattttgttaatttatttattttcaattttagtttccAAACCAAAGTTTGTTGTTTGGGGTTAAGCCACACATGTTGACACATGTAAAGATcgttaaagaaaaaaaggatgATTACaaagaaaactttgaagagtGGATGTATGGGTCCTCTCCATGGGGGAAGGGTCTCTCCAAAATCATTTTGTATAAGTAATATAGTAAGTTCCCCAATCATTTTCACCTAATAATATTCTTCACTTTACAACCATGTTTAATTTCGTGATGTTTTGTATTCAATcgtaaaatatatttcatttttataattaaactataaCAAATTATGACCCAGTTTAGTTTGAGAATTTAAGTAAGTGTAAATGAAAAGGGTTAAATTGTTGCgacattttttaaatagaaaatttttaattttttttatttgaaccaATGGGAAATATGGTAAGGCAATGAAAGGAAGATAAAAGGGCAAGAAGGAAAGAAAGCAAAGAAGTGTTCTGGGGGTTAGTGGTTGACAATGACAAACCACAAGGGCGCCAAATTGGAGTGCATGTGAATGGAGAAATGTGACTTGGAAACCACCCATTTGTTGCTTATCCATTTTCACTTCACTCCAAGCTAAATTAAGTCAAGCaccaacaaaagaaaatgtatttaattgttgtaataaaactataggattaaatttaaatcatttaaatgatTTCACCTTAGTTCtctagaagaaaagaaatatgagaggAATCATTTATTATGATTCCTATCGTTCAACAACACATCTACAAAAATAATAAGTGTAAACTAGTAAACTATACTTATCCAAAGCTAGTGGCATTTCTTGTTTGAtgggttttaatttattatcttaactcgattttttttgaatcaatttcAGTTGAGTtgaattaagtaaaaatgttcgagttaaattaaaagattaaacatgttaaattaaaattttattatagtatGACTAATTttatgttagagcacataaatttaaaaccatatatatttgaaaactttttcaaagtaaaataataataataataaagatactttagtatgataaacttcagtaattaattaacttattaggtcccaaaattattattttagaaaaaaattaaaattttaactttctttatatattctttagaatttttttataaatattttgattttttttttgtaattttggttgagagagagaccaatttactcattttcgaAATTGACAGGGACCAAAGGGGTATTTACACCAACctattattcgaattgtaaaatccAACTCGACTTGAACTCAAAATTCGAATTACTtgattcaaataactcgaaattcaaattttgctCACTTCTACTGCTTGAGTTgagtttttaactttaatttaaattaaaaatatttttatttaaattatataaataagaaattatatatttaaaatagttatttcaagggggcaatttaccaaaaaaagccttttttttaaatttaccgaaatgggcccagtattttattatttaccggaatgggttCTTTTCCCCGAAATCgtgtccacgtcggtagcgatgtcggGGACGTTCAGAAATCGCATACCACGTCGGTAGCTTTTTgacatggcaacaaatcgcgtcctctgGAGCatgatttgtgtccacgtcagcaaaaTGCACTGACGTGGTCGCGATTTGACCCGCGCGTGAACAgtgtaaaaaaaactataaataccccccacCCCTTtgtttttttcacaaactaattctctctcaaatttcctctcaatttgctctcaaattccttcaaaatttctctcaaatccatatttaatttcaatttgctctcaagttcttcttaaatttctcttaaatccctatttttaaataattttaatttttttttaaatttttttataccgtaaaattttgttcgattttagcaatggccggagaattgactcgtcttAAATCTTTGATAATCATCACATATCgatggaacaaatgaaaatggtaagcgttaaatataattttaaatattatttaagaattttttatttatgcatttttagataattattaatttattatttgtggtaaaagtctgtagatcaggtattggaatgcaatatctggaatatgcatgctcctccatcaccattggtagagaactacctgcgggaagcggatttttggcacgtggcgacggtaggccagGATGCAAGGTGTACCCgaaactaatcagtgcgttgatcgagaggtggagacccgagacgcacacattctatcttccatgtggagagtgcactgtCACTTTGAAAGACGTCAGcttgcaattgggattgccagTGGACGGGTACCTAGTCACGGGGTCTGTCCAATCTAGCGATTGGCcagcggtgtgctacgagcttctgggcgctattccggagaaaatggacggaggtaagatcgagatgggTTGGTTgcgagacacattcccggatctggatgaagattcaaccgaaatagaaagaatccgatatgctcgggcatataTTCTTCagttaattggaggttatctgatgccggacttgtcacggagccgcgtacatctaagatggctgctgaaactcgttgattttagagtagccggtgaattgagttgggggtctgctGTCTTGGccacattatatcgggagatgtgtggggcgacgcgaccgaggagactaaaaatcggaggttgcctgtcactactgcagtcatgggcactgtttcactttctatttctacgtcctcgagtggaccacctatatacattctcactcataacgaggtaaattttatattagagtttacaattattatgtagatatttaaaaataaaagtatgctaaaaatttatttaattaggtggaaccatccggcaaatcatgctcgattacctacggaacttgaagatatacggcttctattagaccaacagtcgtAAGCACATgcaagtattaaataaaattgatatttccatcatttGCTAGTCGATTGGTAATTAGtaattagtatttagtattatttatataactaatatttctataatgttcatatagtttcaatggacaccatacgaggatccggcaattcgagtagtaattccggatgagttcttacaaaatccacTAGCTTGGCACGGGAAAGTcgtgttgatcaactacgcaaccgtggagccgcaccagtcagacagagtgctacgacagtttggatgtagacaaccgattcccgtggatcctgaggtgtttgacgatcaacacaaagtcgaccttcggcaattgaatacggattggccgagataCTAGTTCGAGTACATAGAAATATCggaagatcggtatgaatatatacctacttgggaaccaatcatcgttccagagttagcgtgcgtttcggaatacatgccatggtttaggatccatggcaagccgtatttactgacgccagaggagaggcagcggcaaatacgtgtccaaagggaaagacgcgggcctctaaatccaagatgACAAAATGACGAAAGCAGCCCCtaaacgaggcccagacattcacccggctcatcatcagcggccatgcaatcaccaggcccaacgagagcaccgacacagtcacccgatgcagcagttcaaccgatgatacccacgcaaccgccttttcagatgatgccaggtgcgtttcctagcccttctatgtatcctaacccttatatgtatccttttctgagtcctatggcaggttagAGCCAAATGCCCAGTTCAACTCCATTTCTTGTTATGCCgagtggaccgccgatgtataggtCAGCGGCGC from Gossypium raimondii isolate GPD5lz chromosome 1, ASM2569854v1, whole genome shotgun sequence harbors:
- the LOC128039269 gene encoding protein MAINTENANCE OF MERISTEMS-like; the protein is MQYLEYACSSITIGRELPAGSGFLARGDGRPGCKVYPKLISALIERWRPETHTFYLPCGECTVTLKDVSLQLGLPVDGYLVTGSVQSSDWPAVCYELLGAIPEKMDGGKIEMGWLRDTFPDLDEDSTEIERIRYARAYILQLIGGYLMPDLSRSRVHLRWLLKLVDFRVAGELSWGSAVLATLYREMCGATRPRRLKIGGCLSLLQSWALFHFLFLRPRVDHLYTFSLITRWNHPANHARLPTELEDIRLLLDQQS
- the LOC105780447 gene encoding LOW QUALITY PROTEIN: septum-promoting GTP-binding protein 1 (The sequence of the model RefSeq protein was modified relative to this genomic sequence to represent the inferred CDS: deleted 1 base in 1 codon) gives rise to the protein MSDIIYEAAGKMTQLCRKIVHVNIKWSILGRVSIFRRFFRFIWDRILVCSIGRRPVNYTKLARRDSSPVEGVVVYGDEDDEAGLSRVICNGYETDSDLVSLKISLLGDCQIGKTSFLIKYVGDEEEKSLQMSGLNLVNKTLSVQGARISFSIWDVGGDSNSLDHLPIACKDSVAIFFMFDLTSRCTLNSVVGWYSQARKWNQTAIPVLIGTKFDDFVRLPPDLQWTIVTQARAYAKAMKATLFFSSAKHNINVNKIFKFIMAKLFNLPWTVERNLTIGEPIIDF